The DNA window CCTGAACTCCACGGCCGTCTCGTTCGCCTACGAGCAGGCACGCAGCGCCCTCACCCGCGCCGGCACGCGCTCCGGCCTCGAGGTGAAACCCATCCCGGAGCAGCAGCTCAACACCCCCATCCCCGTCTTCGCCGAGATCCGTGAAGACCTGCTCGCGCGCGCCCAGCAGATCACCCTCTCGTACCAGGCGCCCGGAGGGCAGGCATACAAGCCGCTCGTGATGAAGAAGCTGCGCGACCGCGGCTTCGGCATCAACATCCCCTGCGCCGAGCTGACCACCGAAGGGACGGTCCGGTACTACCTGGTCGCGACCGACAAGGACGGCGCCATCGTCGCCACCGCGGGCACACGCGAGGCCCCGCTCTCCACCGCGATGAAGAAGGCGATCACCACGCCGCCTCCGAGCTGGCCCGAGTTCGCACCGCCCCAGATCTGCGGCGAGGTGGAGGCCGAGAAGCCCTCGCAGTGCCTCGACGACCGCCAGTGCAACCAGGGCTTTCAGTGCTCGGCCGGTGCCTGCGTGCCCCTGCCTCCGCCGCCTCCCAAGGACGACTTCCGCCGGAACTGGTTCTCCATCTCGTTCGGCCCCGACGTGTCGCTCTTCTCGGGCGAAGGCGTCTGCTCCACGCAAGGCCAGGCCGAGCAGAACTACGTGTGCCTCCGCAAGGACGGCTCCCGCTACGACGGCGTGCCGATGGACGACGTGGCGAACAACGTGAACCCCGGCTTCGCGCTGGGCACGCTCCGGCTCGCGCTCGGCTACGAGCGGATGCTGCTGGAGAACGTGAGCGTCGGTGCCCGCGTCGGCTTCGCGTTCCTGGGCAACAGCGACGGCGGCGCCTCCTTCATGCCGGTCCACCTCGAGGCCCGTGGGCAGTACTACCTCCTCCCGCGCGCGCTGAAGGGCGTCGGCGTGGCGCCTTACGTGCTGCTCTCGACGGGCCTCGCCCAGGTCGACAGCCACGTCGACGTCCAGACCTACGAAGAGGCGACCGCCTGCGGAGCGAACCCGGCCGACGCCAGCAGCCCATGCACCAGGCCGTCGGGCGGCAGCGGCGTCGTCGAGGAGCGCCTCCAGACCTTGCGGGCGACCAAGCAGGCCGGCCTCGGGTTCTTGACGGCAGGCGCCGGGATCAAATACGAGCCTGCCCCCGGGCTGGCGCTCAACGTCGCCGTGCGCACGGGCCTGACCTTCCCCGTGGTGACCTTGCTGGTCGCGCCCGAGCTGGGCGTGGCGATCGGATTCTGAGATGGCCATCCGTACGAAATCGGCACCTTCCGCCGGACTGCGCAGCGAGCGGCTGGAAGCGGCCCTCGCGAAGGCACTGGACGGCGAGCCCGCCGAGCTCTTCGATCAGCTCACGCGCTCGTCCGGCATGCCCGGCCCGCGCCCCAACCTGGATCTCGCCCGCGCCATGGGCCAGAGCATCGCCCGCGCTGGAGGCCGAGGCGTCGACCTCTTGCACGCGATGGAGGCCGACGAGAGGCAGGAGTTCCTGCTCATGGTCGTCGCCCACGGCTACGCCGCCCGCATGGGCGAGGGCAAGGCCGACGCGGGAGAGCTGCTCCAGCGCCTCGGCGAGGACGCGCGGAAGCAGGTGCGCGACGGCGTCGCCGACGCCCTGCGCGCCCTGCTCGGTGCGCGCGGAGAGGACGCCGTGCGCACGCTCCAGGCCTGGACCGACGGCTACCTGCAAGCCCACGTCGCCCTCTCGGCCCTGGCCGATCGCGAGGTGCTGGCGCACCTGCCTTCCAGCGCGGGCCAGGAGGTGGTCGCGCGCCTCGACGAGGCCTTCGAGCTGGCCGACAAGTCCCCGCGCGCCGCCGAGCGACTGCAAGGCGTACGGCAGCTCCGCGAGGGCATGCCGAAGCAGATAGGGCTGTTCGCATCGCGCTTCCCGGAGACCCTCACCTGGCTGGAGCAGAAGGCTCAGATCGTGGAGCGGCCGGAGTCGCGTCAGGTGGTGGACGAGGCCATCACTGCGCTGCGACGAGAGACGTTCCCTCAGGCCGAGGTGGATCGACTCGCGAAGGTGCTCGCCTCGAGCGCTCCCCCGGAGCGGTACGCCGCGCGCA is part of the Chondromyces crocatus genome and encodes:
- a CDS encoding tetratricopeptide repeat protein, which translates into the protein MLRAPLLARVTCALFTALAGVALGPLSALAQETAGAKDAQAEKAIQSAMEGDFLETRFDKAQQKLSAAIEACGETGCSKKVKARLYVSLGTVLAHGMKEFEDARDAFSEALQLDPNARPDADLNSTAVSFAYEQARSALTRAGTRSGLEVKPIPEQQLNTPIPVFAEIREDLLARAQQITLSYQAPGGQAYKPLVMKKLRDRGFGINIPCAELTTEGTVRYYLVATDKDGAIVATAGTREAPLSTAMKKAITTPPPSWPEFAPPQICGEVEAEKPSQCLDDRQCNQGFQCSAGACVPLPPPPPKDDFRRNWFSISFGPDVSLFSGEGVCSTQGQAEQNYVCLRKDGSRYDGVPMDDVANNVNPGFALGTLRLALGYERMLLENVSVGARVGFAFLGNSDGGASFMPVHLEARGQYYLLPRALKGVGVAPYVLLSTGLAQVDSHVDVQTYEEATACGANPADASSPCTRPSGGSGVVEERLQTLRATKQAGLGFLTAGAGIKYEPAPGLALNVAVRTGLTFPVVTLLVAPELGVAIGF